The Ochotona princeps isolate mOchPri1 chromosome 1, mOchPri1.hap1, whole genome shotgun sequence genome has a segment encoding these proteins:
- the LOC131481427 gene encoding uncharacterized protein C2orf78-like → MAAQIPSQGHGLSLPYLQASQIHDHHQATVGSLLSAQPGPCLQTYGPVTHTATVASAPYPEMVMVLRQIQPTHDTPPVSTSASYYSGSSQPITGTTFQVMESSLGTQTSQGVQPSRQTLCVPQTAEASRSCRSKMIRLVDTDLPPELGHISNRAPTHSPTQFWTLPPGLSKEQTDNANLPETETQLPQPLHTVQSPGQIQVPPLLPWEIPDSHHLLACSDASPSQEQQPGPTIADLPNSSPTRDGQHRSEGDTPASNGFADIPALPLKNICLPRIFSPLIDPDQPKGEMEMNATEPAATKADEVQDSITDIQAPSTQHSRKNKHKATEPLHSAPRAKIPPKTPEHLIEEGEVVDCSNEASHSSPVKEAQQASNKPQKPASSRSRTTKSQRQVKDTTNKGHNTKRPEHSKHSGDKGKAQDKPPIPKTSRKRNPPALPQETFQKPRSRLGMHMMESVQVFHALGKKTEKKMGHSPTRMLASSSHNKDPRKSSATKPWLKTAQEGKGPEKAPAKDQNLDDDVEKGHTSPSVYELPPPGKVKLIPLPFPTTVERQRPRPRPRPVQQKPQSLSSHKPIGATHDHAQPESTNPAQQTAVTPAPPTAAGASPVASVTPAQPTSTNATRPALRNPPQPTIPPSVVSRPVPHHTASYTSVKPQPSSTALPKPPPMPQNPFLIHDFSQQPRPWRKPEMIGPLVSTPITAEQRPEREAMKRRAQLEREEAAKYTSCGKFQYFIEREKEMDISLYYGYVTKSCFES, encoded by the exons ATGGCAGCTCAGATTCCTAGTCAGGGACATGGCTTGTCACTTCCATACCTGCAAGCAAGCCAGATCCATGACCATCATCAAGCCACAGTAGGCTCTCTACTCTCGGCACAACCTGGCCCATGCCTGCAAACCTATGGCCCTGTGACACACACAGCAACTGTGGCCTCTGCACCTTACCCAGAAATGGTGATGGTGCTAAGGCAGATTCAGCCAACTCATGACACACCACCAGTCTCAACCTCTGCAAGCTACTACTCTGGCTCTTCACAACCCATCACAGGAACAACATTTCAAG TGATGGAAAGCTCCCTGGGGACGCAGACTTCTCAGGGAGTGCAACCTTCAAGGCAGACCCTTTGTGTGCCCCAAACGGCAGAAGCTTCCAGGTCCTGCAGGAGCAAAATGATCCGCTTAGTGGACACTGACCTACCACCTGAGCTAGGACACATTTCCAACAGAGCTCCCACACATAGCCCCACTCAATTTTGGACGTTGCCACCAGGCCTAAGCAAGGAACAAACAGACAATGCTAATCTGCCAGAGACTGAAACTCAGCTTCCACAACCTCTGCATACTGTCCAGAGCCCAGGACAAATCCAAGTTCCTCCACTGCTGCCTTGGGAAATCCCAGACAGTCATCATCTTCTGGCTTGCAGTGATGCTTCTCCTAGCCAAGAGCAACAGCCTGGCCCCACCATTGCTGACCTCCCAAACAGCAGCCCAACTCGCGATGGCCAACACAGATCAGAAGGTGACACTCCAGCTAGCAATGGCTTTGCAGACATTCCTGCGCTGCCGCTGAAGAACATCTGCCTGCCCAGAATCTTCAGTCCCTTGATAGATCCGGACCAACCCAAAGGTGAGATGGAAATGAATGCCACGGAGCCTGCAGCCACCAAAGCAGATGAGGTGCAGGACAGTATCACAGACATACAGGCTCCTTCCACTCAGCACAGCAGGAAGAATAAGCACAAAGCCACAGAGCCTCTCCACAGTGCACCCAGGGCCAAGATCCCACCAAAGACCCCAGAGCACCTCATAGAAGAGGGAGAAGTGGTTGATTGCAGCAATGAAGCCAGTCACAGCAGTCCTGTCAAAGAGGCCCAGCAAGCTAGCAACAAGCCTCAGAAACCTGCATCCAGTAGATCCAGGACAACCAAGAGCCAGCGGCAGGTAAAGGACACGACCAACAAAGGACATAACACCAAGAGACCTGAGCACAGCAAGCACTCAGGCGACAAAGGCAAGGCCCAAGACAAGCCACCCATCCCCAAGACATCGAGGAAGAGAAACCCACCAGCACTTCCACAGGAGACCTTCCAAAAACCTCGCAGCCGCCTCGGCATGCACATGATGGAGTCTGTGCAGGTGTTTCACGCACTGGGcaagaagacagagaagaaaatgggcCACTCTCCAACCAGGATGCTGGCAAGTTCCAGCCACAACAAAGACCCCCGTAAATCCTCAGCTACAAAGCCATGGCTGAAAACAGCCCAGGAGGGCAAAGGTCCTGAGAAAGCTCCAGCCAAAGACCAGAACCTGGACGATGACGTTGAGAAAGGCCACACGTCCCCATCTGTCTATGAGCTGCCACCACCAGGAAAAGTCAAGTTGATTCCTCTGCCTTTCCCCACCACTGTTGAGAGGCAGAGGCCTAGGCCGAGGCCTCGACCTGTTCAGCAAAAGCCACAGTCTCTTTCCTCCCATAAGCCCATAGGGGCTACCCATGACCATGCCCAGCCTGAGTCCACTAACCCAGCTCAACAGACTGCTGTCACTCCGGCTCCACCAACTGCTGCTGGTGCATCACCCGTAGCTTCTGTTACACCAGCTCAGCCCACTTCAACCAATGCAACCCGACCAGCTTTGAGAAACCCTCCCCAGCCTACTATCCCTCCATCAGTGGTGTCTAGGCCTGTGCCTCACCACACAGCATCTTACACTTCAGTCAAGCCACAGCCTAGTTCCACTGCTCTGCCCAAGCCACCACCCATGCCTCAAAACCCTTTTCTCATCCACGATTTCAGCCAACAACCAAGACCATGGAGGAAACCTGAGATGATTGGCCCTTTAGTGTCAACTCCCATCACTGCAGAGCAGAGGCCAGAGCGTGAGGCTATGAAGAGGAGGGCTCAACTAGAGCGTGAGGAAGCTGCCAAATACACCTCTTGTGGAAAGTTCCAATACTTCattgagagggaaaaagagatggATATCTCTCTTTACTATGGTTATGTAACCAAGAGCTGCTTCGAATCCTAG